The following proteins are encoded in a genomic region of Arachis stenosperma cultivar V10309 chromosome 4, arast.V10309.gnm1.PFL2, whole genome shotgun sequence:
- the LOC130976206 gene encoding probable folate-biopterin transporter 7: MVSSDGSRGSVGGGGNPIKKVLGLGYWVQGFRCFPWLAVNFFLKDGLNVDPSKLQILLNSANLPMVGKPLYGLVSDSIYISGQHRVPYIALGAFLQALSWLVIAIYPSSMSIFTISVYLLLSNLGASIAEVANDAIVAEMGKQPPPSTKNSQSSSSGSLQSFVWIASSIGGVLGNLVGGMFIGRFSPQSMFLAFGLLLSLQFFITISVSESSLGLPKSTSAGIRKQFSQLLVALRKPEIAYSISWFAVSYAIIPALTGTMFFYQTEYLKIDSSVLGISKVVGQATMLLWGIIYNQYLKSIPSRKLISAIQSMMAVFMISDFLFVRGFYRQMGMPDSLYVVMFSGFLEVLYFFKVLPFSVLIAQLCPHGCEGSIMAFLMSAVALAFIVSGYLGVALVSWINITGTDFSRLPIALLIQAACTLLPIFWSSCIPDDLKPKDRKKD; the protein is encoded by the exons atGGTTTCTTCTGATGGAAGTAGAGGCAGTGTGGGTGGTGGTGGCAACCCAATCAAGAAGGTTCTGGGTTTAGGGTATTGGGTTCAAGGGTTCAGATGCTTCCCATGGCTGGCAGTGAATTTCTTCCTCAAGGATGGACTCAATGTGGACCCTTCAAAACTCCAAATTCTCCTGAATTCAGCTAATCTTCCAATGGTTGGGAAGCCCTTATATGGACTTGTTTCTGATTCAATCTACATCTCTGGCCAGCATCGTGTTCCCTACATAGCCCTTGGAG CTTTCTTGCAGGCATTGTCATGGCTAGTCATAGCAATCTATCCGTCAAGCATGTCGATTTTCACAATATCTGTATACCTCCTCCTCAGCAATCTTGGTGCTTCTATAGCTGAGGTAGCAAATGATGCCATTGTCGCAGAGATGGGTAAACAACCTCCTCCATCAACCAAGAACTCTCAGTCATCTTCCTCAGGAAGCCTCCAATCGTTTGTTTGGATAGCCTCCTCCATAGGAGGAGTCCTTGGAAACCTTGTTGGCGGCATGTTTATTGGCCGGTTCTCCCCACAATCAATGTTTCTTGCCTTTGGACTACTACTCAGTCTCCAATTCTTTATAACCATTTCTGTTTCTGAAAGCTCTCTTGGTCTCCCAAAGAGTACATCTGCAGGGATAAGGAAACAATTCTCACAGCTATTGGTGGCTTTAAGAAAGCCTGAAATCGCTTACTCGATATCTTGGTTCGCGGTATCCTATGCCATTATTCCTGCACTCACAGGAACCATGTTCTTTTACCAGACAGAGTATTTGAAAATCGACTCGTCGGTATTGGGAATTTCAAAGGTGGTTGGCCAGGCAACAATGCTTTTATGGGGGATCATATACAACCAATACTTAAAATCTATTCCATCAAGGAAACTAATATCAGCCATTCAATCCATGATGGCAGTTTTCATGATCTCAGATTTCTTGTTTGTGAGAGGCTTCTATAGACAAATGGGCATGCCCGATTCGCTCTATGTTGTGATGTTCTCTGGATTCTTGGAAGTTCTCTACTTCTTCAAGGTTCTTCCATTCAGTGTGTTGATAGCACAGTTGTGTCCACATGGATGTGAGGGTTCTATAATGGCATTTCTTATGTCTGCTGTGGCACTTGCATTCATTGTAAGTGGATATCTTGGTGTTGCATTGGTCTCATGGATCAATATCACAGGAACTGATTTTTCAAGGCTTCCAATTGCACTTCTGATTCAAGCGGCATGCACATTGTTGCCAATCTTTTGGTCATCTTGCATACCTGATGATCTAAAACCAAAAGACAGGAAGAAAGACTAA
- the LOC130974631 gene encoding E3 ubiquitin-protein ligase SINA-like 10, whose product MEKAQVSNAKNNNKTVTVKAAGKKASSVEDRSSSIFLLDPDVLNCPICFDRLTIPVYQCTNGHVACSVCCGRFLRKCGSCSSILTGTQRCRALEKVLESVKVPCPNAKYGCKDTLLRYSDKSGHESKCEFVPCSCPHTDCDFVSSFLDLPAHFTTEHDFSAGAGVRFLYGKSFNLTLKSEDETIILQEDTGSKLFMLHNLVIDHGNAVNVCCIQPDSMPKYRCQISAKWNGCSLDMQSFTKNIQKSTMATILSSRFMLIPSYYFGASEPCNLEICICRL is encoded by the exons ATGGAGAAAGCACAAGTCTCTAATgcaaaaaataacaacaaaactGTGACAGTCAAAGCAGCAGGTAAGAAAGCTTCTTCTGTTGAAGATAGGTCTTCCAGTATCTTCCTTTTAGACCCAGACGTCCTTAATTGCCCAATTTGCTTTGATCGCCTCACCATTCCAGTCTATCAG TGTACAAATGGCCATGTTGCTTGCTCTGTTTGCTGCGGTCGCTTTCTTAGGAAGTGTGGCTCATGCTCCTCCATCCTGACTGGTACGCAACGTTGCAGAGCCTTGGAGAAAGTATTGGAATCCGTTAAAGTTCCATGCCCTAATGCCAAATACGGTTGTAAAGACACATTATTGCGTTACAGTGACAAGTCTGGCCATGAATCCAAATGCGAATTTGTGCCATGTTCTTGTCCACACACAGATTGCGACTTTGTTTCCTCGTTCTTGGATCTACCCGCCCACTTCACAACTGAACATGATTTCTCCGCCGGTGCCGGAGTGAGATTTTTGTACGGTAAATCATTCAATCTGACACTCAAGTCTGAAGATGAAACTATTATACTTCAAGAAGACACTGGTAGCAAGTTGTTCATGCTCCACAATCTTGTGATCGATCATGGAAATGCTGTTAATGTTTGTTGCATTCAGCCTGATTCAATGCCTAAATATCGGTGCCAAATTTCGGCTAAGTGGAATGGATGCAGTCTGGATATGCAGTCTTTTACCAAGAACATTCAGAAGTCTACTATGGCCACTATTCTTTCATCAAGGTTTATGCTGATTCCATCTTATTATTTTGGTGCTAGTGAACCTTGCAACCTTGAAATTTGCATATGTAGGTTGTGA
- the LOC130974632 gene encoding E3 ubiquitin-protein ligase SINA-like 10 produces the protein MKKVIAARSRKRKHDRSCSQEEVVSDDEPVTVKASCKKGSCAQDKSFSFFFSDPDVLDCPICFNPFTTPVYQCENGHVACSVCCSRILEKKCASCFLPIGSIRSRALEKVLESIQVPCTNAEYGCTETLRYSDKSGHESQCNFVPCSCPHSDCDFVSSFSDLPAHYRTEHGSSASAGVRFLYDKPFMVTLDSDDDVTILQEVNGGKLFIVQNFVAGLGNAVSVFCIQPELLPNYRCQISAKSNGCSLVMNSFTKNTQNSAMATILSSRFLVIPTDYFGAGQPRNLEISIFRSYE, from the exons ATGAAGAAAGTCATAGCAGCCAGAAGCCGAAAACGTAAACATGATCGCTCTTGCTCACAAGAAGAAGTAGTTTCTGATGATGAACCTGTAACAGTCAAAGCCTCATGTAAAAAAGGTTCTTGTGCACAAGATAAGTCCTTCAGTTTCTTCTTTTCAGACCCAGACGTCCTTGATTGCCCCATTTGCTTTAATCCTTTCACCACTCCAGTCTATCAG TGTGAAAATGGTCATGTTGCTTGCTCTGTTTGCTGCTCGCGCATTCTTGAGAAAAAGTGTGCCTCGTGCTTCTTGCCAATAGGTTCCATTCGTAGCAGAGCCTTGGAGAAAGTTCTGGAATCTATTCAAGTTCCATGCACTAATGCTGAATACGGTTGCACGGAAACACTGCGTTACAGTGACAAGTCTGGCCATGAATCCCAATGCAACTTTGTCCCATGCTCTTGTCCACACTCAGATTGTGACTTCGTTTCATCATTCTCGGATCTACCCGCCCACTATAGAACTGAGCATGGTTCCTCAGCCAGCGCCGGAGTGAGGTTTTTGTACGATAAGCCTTTCATGGTCACACTGGATTCTGATGATGACGTCACTATACTTCAAGAAGTGAATGGTGGAAAGTTGTTCATAGTCCAGAATTTTGTGGCGGGTCTTGGAAATGCTGTCAGTGTTTTCTGCATTCAGCCAGAGTTATTGCCTAACTATCGGTGCCAAATTTCGGCCAAGTCAAATGGATGCAGTCTAGTGATGAATTCTTTTACAAAAAACACTCAAAACTCTGCTATGGCTACTATTCTTTCATCAAGGTTTCTGGTCATTCCAACTGATTATTTTGGTGCCGGTCAACCTCGCAATTTAGAAATTAGCATATTTAGGTCATATGAATAG
- the LOC130974633 gene encoding E3 ubiquitin-protein ligase SINA-like 10 → MKKVIAARSRKLKQDGSRAKEEQVFDDEPVSIKASGKKGSCAQDKSFSFFLSDPDVLDCPICFNPLTTPVYQCENGHVACSACCSRILEKKCASCFLSIGSIRSRALEKVLESIKVPCANAEYGCTETLRYSDKSGHESQCNFVPCSCPHSDCNFVSSFSDLPAHYRTEHGSSASAGVRFSYDKPFKVTLDSDDDVTILQEVNGEKLFIVQNFVAGLGNAVSVFCIQPELLPNYRFQISAKSNGCSLEMNSFTKNIQNSAMARLATILSSRFLVIPTDYFGAGQPRNFEICIFRSYE, encoded by the coding sequence ATGAAGAAAGTCATAGCAGCCAGAAGCCGAAAGCTTAAACAAGATGGCTCTCGCGCAAAAGAAGAACAAGTTTTTGATGATGAACCTGTATCAATCAAAGCCTCAGGTAAGAAAGGTTCTTGTGCACAAGATAAGTCCTTCAGTTTCTTCCTTTCAGACCCAGACGTCCTTGATTGTCCCATTTGCTTTAATCCTCTCACCACTCCAGTCTATCAGTGTGAAAACGGTCATGTTGCTTGCTCTGCTTGCTGCTCGCGCATTCTTGAGAAAAAGTGTGCCTCCTGCTTCTTGTCAATAGGTTCCATTCGTAGCAGAGCCTTGGAGAAAGTTCTGGAATCTATTAAAGTTCCATGCGCTAATGCCGAATACGGTTGCACGGAAACACTTCGTTACAGTGACAAATCTGGCCATGAATCCCAATGCAACTTTGTCCCATGCTCTTGTCCACACTCAGATTGTAACTTCGTTTCATCATTCTCGGATCTACCCGCCCACTATAGAACTGAGCATGGTTCCTCTGCTAGCGCCGGAGTGAGGTTTTCGTACGATAAGCCCTTCAAAGTCACACTGGATTCTGATGATGACGTCACTATACTTCAAgaagtgaatggtgaaaagtTGTTCATAGTCCAGAATTTTGTGGCGGGTCTTGGAAATGCTGTCAGTGTTTTCTGCATTCAGCCAGAGTTATTGCCTAACTATCGGTTCCAAATTTCAGCCAAGTCAAATGGATGCAGTCTGGAGATGAATTCTTTTACCAAAAACATTCAAAACTCTGCTATGGCCAGATTGGCCACTATTCTTTCATCAAGGTTTCTGGTCATTCCAACTGATTATTTTGGTGCCGGTCAACCTCGCAATTTTGAAATTTGTATATTTAGGTCATATGAGTAG
- the LOC130973441 gene encoding uncharacterized protein LOC130973441, with the protein MRFTHLSRLICRIPRHDTSRALQCRAFQADVVSGDSKAKQKRYKIPQFYDPYGPRPPPSEKIIQLAEQIGALPEEERSQIMPMLVERLKLPKLQSISTDGLDLGQQDGAAGVQVEEKKAEKTAFDVKLEKFDAAAKIKVIKEVRTFTNLGLKEAKDLVEKVPAVLKQGVTKEEANEIIEKLKAVGGVAIME; encoded by the coding sequence ATGAGATTTACCCACCTTTCTAGATTAATTTGCCGCATCCCTCGTCATGATACATCTAGGGCTTTGCAATGTCGTGCCTTCCAGGCAGATGTTGTTTCTGGAGATTCCAAGGCCAAACAAAAAAGGTATAAAATTCCTCAGTTTTATGATCCTTATGGCCCTAGACCTCCACCTTCAGAAAAAATCATTCAGCTTGCAGAACAGATTGGAGCATTGCCTGAAGAAGAGCGCAGTCAAATTATGCCTATGTTGGTAGAAAGATTAAAGCTTCCAAAGTTGCAGTCAATTTCAACAGATGGCCTGGACTTGGGTCAGCAAGATGGTGCAGCTGGAGTGCAGGTCGAGGAGAAAAAGGCAGAGAAAACGGCATTTGATGTTAAGTTAGAAAAGTTTGATGCAGCTGCGAAGATCAAGGTGATTAAGGAGGTAAGAACATTCACTAACCTTGGACTGAAAGAGGCCAAAGATCTTGTCGAAAAGGTGCCGGCTGTGCTTAAACAAGGAGTCACAAAAGAGGAGGCAAAtgaaattattgaaaaattaaaagctGTGGGAGGAGTTGCAATCATGGAGTAG